In Rhodospirillum rubrum ATCC 11170, a genomic segment contains:
- a CDS encoding energy-coupling factor ABC transporter ATP-binding protein has protein sequence MTTIEIAAVHQRFDTFEALRGIDLMLTERRIGIVGGNGSGKSTFARLLNGLLVPTEGKVLVDGLDTARSGKAVRRKVGFVFQNPDNQIVFPVVEEDVAFGLKGLKLPKAERDALVDQVLDRFGLGALRAHSSHALSGGQKQLLALAGVLITQPDCVVFDEPTTLLDLRNARKVAGVIRDLEQSAIVVTHDLGLLADFDRVIVFENGKVSIDDRPGPALARYIGTMQ, from the coding sequence ATGACCACCATCGAAATCGCCGCCGTTCATCAGCGTTTTGACACCTTTGAAGCCCTGCGCGGCATCGATTTGATGTTGACGGAACGCCGGATCGGCATCGTCGGTGGCAATGGATCGGGCAAAAGCACCTTCGCCCGTTTGCTCAACGGCCTTCTGGTTCCGACCGAAGGCAAGGTGCTGGTCGATGGCCTCGATACCGCCCGTTCGGGCAAGGCCGTGCGCCGCAAGGTCGGCTTCGTTTTCCAAAATCCCGATAATCAGATCGTCTTCCCCGTGGTCGAGGAGGACGTGGCCTTCGGTCTCAAGGGGCTGAAGCTGCCAAAGGCCGAACGCGACGCCCTGGTCGACCAGGTTCTCGATCGCTTTGGCCTGGGCGCCCTACGGGCCCATTCCTCCCATGCCCTGTCGGGCGGGCAAAAGCAGCTTCTGGCTTTGGCCGGGGTGCTGATCACCCAACCCGACTGCGTGGTGTTCGATGAACCAACGACGCTGCTTGATCTGCGCAACGCCCGCAAGGTCGCCGGCGTGATTCGCGATCTCGAGCAAAGCGCCATCGTCGTGACCCATGACCTGGGCCTTCTCGCCGATTTCGACCGGGTGATCGTTTTCGAAAACGGCAAGGTCAGCATCGATGACCGTCCCGGTCCGGCGCTGGCGCGCTATATCGGCACCATGCAATGA
- a CDS encoding energy-coupling factor transporter transmembrane component T family protein, giving the protein MSRRPPRLALSPLHRLPAGVKLGCLAVTASALLLVEDWRGIMAALVATALLYRLGRLSWRALLGQLRPLLWLLLPLFVVQGLGGSWAEGGVVVLRIATLVLLAALVTLTTRTDAMIETIERGLAPFARFGVDPAKVGLAFSLALRFIPVIGSQSAEIRDAQRARGLGRNPLALALPLIVRTLKMANDVADAIDARSTDGEDDEALPVARRSPPSDILPTRLPCADIAPPPRTSFTSPCSPR; this is encoded by the coding sequence ATGAGCCGCCGCCCGCCACGTCTGGCGCTGTCGCCGTTGCACCGCCTGCCCGCCGGGGTGAAGCTTGGCTGTCTGGCGGTCACGGCGAGCGCGCTGCTGCTGGTCGAGGACTGGCGGGGGATCATGGCCGCCCTGGTGGCGACGGCGCTGCTTTACCGGCTGGGCCGGCTGTCCTGGCGCGCCCTGCTTGGGCAACTGCGGCCTTTGCTGTGGCTGCTTTTGCCGCTGTTCGTGGTTCAAGGCCTTGGCGGGTCGTGGGCCGAGGGCGGCGTTGTCGTGCTGCGCATCGCCACCCTGGTGCTGCTTGCCGCCCTGGTCACCCTGACGACGCGCACCGACGCGATGATCGAAACCATCGAGCGCGGGCTTGCGCCCTTTGCGCGTTTTGGCGTCGATCCGGCCAAGGTTGGTCTGGCCTTTTCCCTGGCGCTGCGCTTCATCCCGGTGATCGGCAGCCAAAGCGCCGAGATCCGCGATGCCCAGCGGGCGAGGGGGCTGGGGCGCAATCCCTTGGCCCTTGCCCTGCCGTTGATCGTGCGCACGCTCAAGATGGCCAATGATGTCGCCGACGCCATCGATGCCCGCTCGACCGATGGCGAGGACGACGAGGCCTTGCCCGTCGCCCGCCGCTCCCCCCCTTCAGACATCCTGCCGACGAGGCTCCCATGCGCGGACATCGCACCACCACCAAGGACATCGTTCACATCGCCCTGTTCGCCGCGCTGA
- a CDS encoding biotin transporter BioY, whose translation MRGHRTTTKDIVHIALFAALTAALALFPPIALPIIGVPITAQSMGVMLAGAILGAKRGGLAIVLLLALVAVGLPLLSGGRGGLGVFFGPTGGFLFGWVAGAFVVGALHEWGWRGLTPLRSFAYAVIGGVGVVYTIGVPWVAINADLPLLKAAIASAPFLPGDLIKAGLAALIAVTVKRSFPLISKAA comes from the coding sequence ATGCGCGGACATCGCACCACCACCAAGGACATCGTTCACATCGCCCTGTTCGCCGCGCTGACCGCGGCGTTGGCGCTGTTTCCGCCGATCGCCTTGCCGATAATCGGCGTGCCGATCACCGCCCAGTCGATGGGGGTGATGTTGGCCGGCGCCATTCTTGGCGCCAAGCGCGGCGGGCTGGCGATCGTGCTGCTGTTGGCCCTGGTCGCCGTCGGCCTGCCGCTGCTGTCGGGGGGGCGTGGCGGATTGGGCGTGTTCTTCGGACCGACCGGCGGGTTTCTGTTCGGCTGGGTGGCCGGCGCCTTCGTCGTTGGCGCCTTGCATGAATGGGGCTGGCGGGGGCTGACGCCGCTGCGTTCCTTCGCCTACGCCGTGATCGGCGGTGTCGGCGTGGTCTATACGATCGGCGTTCCCTGGGTGGCGATCAACGCCGATCTGCCCCTGCTCAAGGCCGCCATCGCCTCCGCGCCGTTCCTTCCGGGCGATCTGATCAAGGCCGGGCTGGCGGCGCTGATCGCCGTGACCGTCAAACGCTCCTTTCCGCTGATCTCCAAGGCCGCCTGA
- the rpiB gene encoding ribose 5-phosphate isomerase B, with product MKIAIGCDEAAYDLKETLTSFITAQGHEVTDFGTFDRKPVLYPDIAHALATEVAAGTQDRGVLLCGTGIGMAITANKVKGIRAAQCHDTYSAERARLSNDAQIITMGARVIGPELAKAIVRTFLSNEFVNGSSTPKIERITAYENSPG from the coding sequence ATGAAGATCGCGATTGGCTGTGATGAGGCGGCCTATGACCTCAAGGAAACCTTGACGTCCTTCATCACGGCGCAGGGTCACGAGGTGACCGATTTCGGCACCTTCGACCGCAAGCCCGTGCTTTACCCCGATATCGCCCACGCCCTGGCCACCGAGGTCGCCGCCGGCACCCAGGACCGGGGCGTTCTGTTGTGCGGAACCGGCATTGGCATGGCCATCACCGCCAATAAGGTGAAGGGAATCCGCGCCGCCCAATGCCATGACACCTATTCCGCCGAACGCGCCCGCCTGAGCAACGATGCCCAGATCATCACCATGGGCGCCCGCGTCATCGGCCCCGAACTGGCCAAGGCGATCGTCCGCACCTTTTTGTCGAACGAATTCGTCAACGGCAGTTCGACCCCGAAGATCGAGCGGATCACCGCCTATGAGAACAGCCCCGGTTAG
- a CDS encoding ABC transporter permease, protein MSDRQLNFLILVNLSVLVAAVALAGPTFVNTYNLQSMAAQVPELGLLAIGVMLAMVSGNGGIDLSGIALANLSGIVAAIVVPHWVSPDAAPMAFTLSFAAVALAVGLIGGLINGLLISRAELTPIIATLGTQLAFTGVAIVLTNGSALGLGYIEPLDDFGNAPVFGVPICFALFIVIAAVIGVVLRFTPFGMRLFLLGSNAKAARYAGINLRRMILVTYTLCGVLASVAGIIIGARTSSMKWDYGSSYVMIAILIAVMAGVRPDGGYGRVICVVLSATALQALSSMFNFLNISNFFRDCAWGLLLLIFLAVSRVDLRSWLPRRDREAGSAPSRPLPGAQCPAPGTAAPPSRPE, encoded by the coding sequence ATGTCGGATCGTCAGCTCAACTTCCTGATCCTTGTCAATCTGTCGGTGCTGGTCGCCGCCGTCGCCCTGGCCGGTCCCACCTTCGTCAATACCTATAATCTTCAGTCGATGGCGGCCCAGGTGCCCGAACTCGGGCTTTTGGCGATCGGCGTCATGCTTGCCATGGTTTCGGGCAATGGCGGCATCGATCTGTCGGGCATCGCCCTGGCCAATTTGTCGGGGATTGTCGCGGCGATCGTTGTTCCCCACTGGGTTTCGCCCGACGCCGCGCCGATGGCTTTTACCCTGTCCTTCGCCGCCGTTGCCCTGGCCGTCGGCCTGATCGGCGGCCTGATCAACGGCCTGTTGATTTCGCGGGCCGAACTGACGCCGATCATCGCCACCTTGGGAACCCAGCTCGCCTTTACCGGCGTGGCGATCGTGCTGACCAACGGGTCGGCGCTCGGCTTGGGCTATATCGAGCCGCTCGATGATTTCGGCAATGCGCCGGTTTTTGGCGTGCCGATCTGTTTTGCCTTGTTCATCGTCATCGCCGCGGTGATCGGCGTCGTTCTGCGCTTCACGCCCTTTGGCATGCGGCTGTTCCTGCTGGGCAGTAACGCCAAGGCGGCGCGCTATGCCGGCATCAACCTGCGGCGGATGATCCTGGTCACCTATACGCTCTGCGGCGTTCTCGCCTCGGTCGCCGGCATCATCATCGGCGCCCGCACCTCGAGCATGAAATGGGACTACGGCAGTTCCTACGTGATGATCGCCATCCTGATCGCCGTCATGGCCGGGGTGCGCCCCGACGGCGGCTATGGGCGGGTGATCTGCGTCGTGTTGTCGGCGACGGCCCTGCAGGCGCTGAGCAGCATGTTCAATTTTCTCAATATCTCGAACTTTTTCCGCGACTGCGCCTGGGGTCTGCTTTTGCTGATTTTCCTCGCGGTGTCCCGGGTCGATCTCCGTTCCTGGTTGCCGCGCCGGGATCGGGAGGCGGGGTCCGCCCCCTCCAGGCCGCTTCCTGGCGCGCAATGCCCGGCGCCAGGTACGGCCGCCCCGCCAAGCCGGCCTGAATGA
- a CDS encoding autoinducer 2 ABC transporter substrate-binding protein, with protein sequence MSAFKKIAACALVVGGVGVAGPLAAQESPTIVTVVKVTGENWFKRMEEGVVAYDKENADVNASQVGPAKADAAQQGRLIEDLIAKKVDAIAVVPMDPSALEGVFKRAMKRGIKVITHEADNLKNTQVDIEAFDNTAFGAHFNERLSECMGHTGKWTSFVGSLGSLTHVQWADGGAEYAKQFPGMELVSPKNESFNDANKAYDKAKELLRRYPDIKGFQGGAAIDVIGIGRAVEEAGLNGKVCVVGLGLPQDTGRYLESGAVQSISFWDPKDAGFVMNKVAKMVIDGVEFTEGMDLGVPGYNKIHIKKGPGEGVILVGQAWVDVDKSNYKDYPF encoded by the coding sequence ATGTCCGCTTTTAAGAAAATAGCCGCCTGCGCCCTGGTTGTCGGGGGGGTGGGCGTGGCTGGTCCGCTCGCGGCCCAGGAGTCGCCGACCATCGTCACCGTGGTCAAGGTGACCGGCGAAAACTGGTTCAAACGGATGGAAGAAGGCGTTGTCGCCTATGACAAGGAAAACGCCGACGTCAATGCCAGTCAGGTCGGTCCGGCCAAGGCCGATGCCGCCCAGCAGGGCCGGCTGATCGAAGATCTCATCGCCAAGAAAGTCGACGCCATCGCCGTGGTGCCGATGGATCCCTCGGCGCTTGAAGGCGTGTTCAAGCGGGCGATGAAGCGCGGCATCAAGGTGATCACCCATGAGGCCGACAATCTGAAGAACACCCAGGTCGATATCGAGGCCTTCGATAACACCGCCTTCGGCGCCCACTTCAACGAGCGCCTGTCCGAATGCATGGGTCATACGGGCAAGTGGACCTCTTTTGTCGGGTCGCTGGGCAGCCTGACCCATGTGCAATGGGCCGATGGCGGCGCGGAATACGCCAAGCAGTTCCCGGGGATGGAGTTGGTCTCGCCGAAGAACGAGTCCTTCAACGACGCCAATAAGGCCTATGACAAGGCCAAGGAATTGCTGCGCCGTTATCCCGACATCAAGGGCTTCCAGGGTGGGGCGGCGATCGACGTCATCGGCATCGGCCGGGCGGTCGAGGAAGCCGGTCTGAACGGCAAGGTCTGCGTCGTCGGTCTGGGCCTGCCCCAGGACACCGGCCGCTATCTGGAAAGCGGCGCCGTGCAGAGCATCAGCTTCTGGGATCCCAAGGACGCCGGGTTCGTCATGAACAAGGTGGCCAAGATGGTGATCGACGGCGTCGAATTCACCGAGGGCATGGATCTCGGCGTTCCGGGCTACAACAAGATCCACATCAAGAAGGGCCCGGGCGAGGGCGTCATCCTGGTCGGTCAGGCCTGGGTCGATGTCGATAAGTCCAACTACAAGGACTATCCCTTCTAA
- a CDS encoding sugar ABC transporter ATP-binding protein, with the protein MPTTASVLIRDSAPREATSPPFLDIRDVHKRFAGVKALRGVSLAIERGQIYHLLGENGCGKSTLIKIISGAQPPDEGTLVVEGREVAGLSPIMALAAGIETVYQDLSLLPNLSVAENIALSQQLVASGGQLARRLDLARLKATATRALEAVNLPAGDGFLATRVDELPIATRQLIAIARVIATDAKLVIMDEPTTALTKREVDNLIAVVEKLRAKGVAVLFVTHKLDECRTIGGRAIILRDGRKVMEGDIADFTKKDLSHWMTGRALDDSRYREAERGGERLLDVRDLGRANAFGGVSFSLNRGEILGVTGLLDSGRNELALALAGVCPADRGGVSLAGERVVLSQPADAIAAGIGYLPEDRLSEGLFLEKPIADNIIASVLDRLRGRLGMLDRPLSRSRAQEMTDDLQIATPDIANPVQSLSGGNQQRVLIGRWLMIEPRLLVLHGPTVGVDVGSKDTIFRIIQRLAKGGMAVIIISDDLPELLQNCDRILVMRKGRVAEVFDAEGLGEGALYRALVAEESPRSLP; encoded by the coding sequence ATGCCGACCACCGCTTCCGTCCTTATCCGGGACTCCGCCCCCCGCGAGGCGACGAGTCCGCCCTTTCTCGATATTCGCGACGTCCACAAGCGGTTCGCCGGGGTCAAGGCCTTGCGCGGCGTCAGCCTCGCCATCGAACGCGGCCAGATTTACCATCTGCTGGGCGAGAATGGCTGCGGCAAGAGCACGCTGATCAAGATCATCTCGGGGGCGCAGCCGCCCGATGAGGGAACCCTGGTGGTCGAGGGCCGCGAGGTCGCCGGACTGTCGCCGATCATGGCCCTGGCGGCGGGGATCGAGACCGTCTATCAGGATCTGTCGCTGCTGCCCAATCTGAGCGTCGCCGAAAACATCGCCCTGTCCCAGCAATTGGTGGCCTCGGGCGGACAACTCGCCCGCCGGCTTGATCTCGCCCGCTTGAAGGCGACGGCGACCCGGGCGCTTGAAGCGGTCAATCTGCCCGCCGGAGACGGCTTTCTGGCGACCCGCGTCGATGAATTGCCGATCGCCACCCGCCAGTTGATTGCCATCGCCCGCGTCATCGCCACCGACGCCAAGCTGGTGATCATGGACGAGCCGACCACGGCTTTGACCAAGCGCGAGGTCGATAATCTGATCGCGGTGGTCGAAAAGCTGCGCGCCAAGGGCGTCGCGGTGCTGTTCGTCACCCATAAGCTGGATGAATGCCGAACCATCGGCGGCCGCGCCATCATTTTGCGCGACGGCCGCAAGGTCATGGAAGGCGATATCGCCGATTTCACCAAAAAGGATCTGAGCCACTGGATGACGGGCCGGGCCCTGGATGACTCGCGCTACCGCGAGGCCGAGAGGGGCGGTGAGCGGTTGCTCGATGTCCGTGACCTTGGGCGCGCCAATGCCTTTGGCGGCGTCTCCTTCTCGCTCAATCGCGGCGAGATCCTGGGCGTCACCGGGCTGCTTGATTCCGGGCGCAACGAACTGGCCCTGGCTTTGGCCGGGGTGTGTCCGGCCGATCGCGGCGGTGTTTCCCTCGCTGGAGAGCGGGTTGTCTTGTCCCAGCCGGCCGATGCCATCGCCGCCGGGATCGGTTACCTGCCCGAGGATCGGCTTTCGGAAGGCCTGTTCCTGGAAAAGCCCATCGCCGACAACATCATCGCCTCGGTTCTCGATCGCCTGCGCGGTCGCCTCGGCATGCTCGACCGTCCGCTGAGCCGGTCGCGGGCCCAGGAGATGACCGATGATCTGCAAATCGCCACGCCCGATATCGCCAATCCCGTGCAGTCGCTGTCGGGGGGCAATCAGCAACGCGTGCTGATCGGGCGCTGGCTGATGATCGAACCCAGGCTGCTTGTTCTCCATGGTCCGACCGTCGGCGTCGACGTCGGCTCGAAAGACACGATCTTCCGCATCATCCAACGGCTCGCCAAGGGGGGGATGGCGGTGATCATCATCAGCGACGACCTGCCCGAACTGCTGCAGAACTGCGATCGGATCTTGGTGATGCGCAAAGGGCGCGTGGCCGAGGTCTTCGATGCCGAAGGTCTGGGCGAAGGCGCGCTGTACCGCGCCCTGGTCGCCGAAGAATCCCCAAGGAGCCTGCCATGA
- a CDS encoding ABC transporter permease: MTDLALDLPGAAKRPSTARALLRWLIGHPPVITLGLIVLVSLVVGAISPEFWQVSNLFDMARASVVSGLFGLGVLIVLATGGLDVSFTAIAALTMYVITKTVTDYAPGTPIAVILACGAAGGALIGALNGQLVHSLKAPSLIVTIGTQYVIRGFLLTFIGTGLFMNIPLSMEAFGKYELWRSEAGNGSIAILPAYVLVLVVVSVVTWWILNRTLIGRAVYAVGGSPAIAERLGYNLRKVRVFAFMYAGLLAGIAGIIHVSSNRLANPFDLAGSELDVIAAVVLGGARITGGSGSVVGTLLGVVLVTLINNVLILAGVPSTWQKVIVGIFIVLAGTLFALRVSR; the protein is encoded by the coding sequence ATGACCGATCTCGCGCTCGATCTGCCCGGCGCCGCGAAACGCCCTTCGACGGCGCGGGCCTTGTTGCGCTGGCTGATCGGCCATCCGCCGGTGATCACCCTTGGTCTGATCGTGCTGGTCAGCCTCGTCGTCGGCGCCATCAGCCCCGAGTTCTGGCAGGTCTCCAACCTGTTTGACATGGCCCGCGCCTCGGTGGTCAGCGGCCTCTTCGGCCTTGGCGTTCTGATCGTGCTGGCGACCGGCGGCCTTGATGTCTCGTTCACCGCCATCGCCGCCCTGACAATGTATGTGATCACCAAAACGGTCACCGATTACGCGCCGGGAACGCCGATCGCGGTGATCCTCGCCTGCGGCGCGGCGGGCGGGGCGCTGATCGGCGCGCTGAACGGCCAGTTGGTCCATTCGCTGAAGGCGCCGTCGCTGATCGTCACCATCGGCACCCAATACGTGATCCGCGGTTTCCTGCTGACCTTCATCGGCACCGGATTGTTCATGAATATCCCGCTGTCGATGGAAGCCTTCGGCAAATACGAGCTGTGGCGCTCGGAGGCGGGCAACGGCTCGATCGCCATCCTGCCGGCTTATGTGCTGGTGCTGGTGGTGGTCTCGGTGGTGACGTGGTGGATCCTCAACCGCACGCTGATCGGCCGGGCGGTCTATGCGGTCGGCGGCAGTCCGGCGATCGCCGAGAGGCTGGGCTACAACCTGCGCAAGGTGCGGGTTTTCGCCTTCATGTACGCCGGGCTGCTCGCCGGCATCGCCGGGATCATCCATGTTTCCAGCAACCGTCTGGCCAATCCCTTCGATCTCGCCGGCTCGGAATTGGATGTGATCGCCGCCGTGGTGCTGGGCGGGGCGCGCATCACCGGCGGATCGGGAAGCGTGGTCGGCACCCTGCTTGGCGTCGTGCTGGTCACCTTGATCAACAACGTGCTGATCCTGGCCGGCGTGCCGAGCACGTGGCAGAAGGTGATCGTCGGCATTTTCATCGTGCTGGCCGGAACGCTTTTCGCCCTGCGCGTTTCGCGCTGA
- a CDS encoding sugar-binding transcriptional regulator: MTTDSRDAERHLLTEIAALYFLEQVTQEELAKRFAMSRAKIGRLLKRAREEGIVEITVRPHPSAVSEMEEEFRQRFGLSRLLISTDHRDPDTQRSAVASLVAAYLNRVLDDGMIVAVGMGRNVGAVADNITSPAPRAVTFVSAIGGSMRAGGYMNPDHICRRLAARFGGESETLYAPALVANPELKAALIGQDTVKHTLDRARRADLALIGVGDVSEDSNMVRMGWFSPSEVAEARLSGTIGDMMGYDFIDIEGRPSNTAMQGRIIGLTMAELCRIPDVIAIASETTKAAGILGALRTGTINTLATSTSNAHTVRSLDDATRGHRSRPLD; encoded by the coding sequence ATGACCACAGACTCGCGGGACGCCGAGCGCCACCTGCTGACGGAAATCGCCGCCCTTTATTTCCTGGAACAAGTGACCCAAGAGGAACTGGCCAAACGCTTCGCCATGTCGCGGGCCAAGATCGGCCGCCTGCTCAAGCGGGCGCGCGAGGAGGGCATCGTTGAAATCACCGTGCGGCCCCACCCCTCGGCCGTTTCGGAGATGGAAGAGGAATTCCGCCAGCGTTTCGGCCTCAGCCGGCTGCTCATCTCCACCGATCACCGCGATCCCGACACCCAGCGCTCGGCGGTGGCCAGCCTGGTGGCCGCCTATCTCAACCGCGTGCTCGACGACGGCATGATCGTCGCCGTGGGCATGGGGCGCAATGTCGGCGCCGTGGCCGATAACATCACCTCTCCGGCGCCGCGCGCCGTCACCTTCGTTTCGGCGATCGGCGGCTCGATGCGGGCGGGCGGCTATATGAACCCCGACCACATCTGCCGCCGGCTGGCCGCCCGCTTCGGCGGCGAAAGCGAAACGCTGTACGCCCCGGCCCTGGTCGCCAATCCCGAACTGAAGGCGGCGCTGATCGGACAAGATACGGTCAAGCACACCCTGGACCGGGCGCGCCGCGCCGATCTGGCGCTGATCGGCGTTGGCGATGTCAGCGAAGACAGCAACATGGTGCGCATGGGGTGGTTCTCGCCCAGCGAGGTGGCCGAGGCCCGGCTGTCGGGCACCATCGGCGACATGATGGGCTATGACTTCATCGATATCGAAGGCCGCCCCTCCAACACCGCCATGCAGGGCCGCATCATCGGGCTGACCATGGCCGAACTGTGCCGCATCCCCGATGTCATCGCCATCGCCAGCGAAACGACCAAGGCGGCGGGCATCCTGGGGGCGCTGCGCACCGGCACGATCAACACCCTGGCGACCAGCACCTCGAACGCCCATACCGTGCGCAGCCTTGACGACGCCACCCGCGGCCATCGCTCCCGGCCCTTGGACTAA
- a CDS encoding dihydroxyacetone kinase subunit DhaK, which produces MNRIINDPDLVVEDAVRGYLKAHRDLVRPTTNPRVIRHHLAPQQGKVGVVTGGGSGHEPAFLGYVGDGMIDAVAIGEIFSSPTAKSFHDAFVAADGGRGVACLYGNYAGDNMNVKLAVKKAASHDLTVKTVVANDDVPSAPKSERDKRRGVAGEILMWKVGGARAAEGADLDEVIASAQKAIDATRSIGIGLSPCIIPAVGKPNFSIENGMMEVGIGHHGEPGVEVAPVRPAKEMADLMLDHILPDLPFGRGDDLAVLVSGLGATPVMELYILYDRLSEVLEDRGMTVVHPFIGNYFTSLEMMGVTLTVMRLDGELARLVGAPARSVGLTRIPS; this is translated from the coding sequence ATGAATCGGATCATCAACGACCCGGATCTGGTGGTAGAGGACGCGGTGCGCGGCTATCTGAAGGCGCATCGGGATCTGGTTCGGCCCACGACGAACCCCCGGGTGATCCGCCACCACTTGGCCCCGCAACAGGGCAAGGTCGGGGTGGTGACCGGCGGCGGATCGGGGCACGAGCCGGCCTTCCTCGGCTATGTCGGCGACGGCATGATCGACGCCGTGGCGATCGGCGAGATCTTTTCCTCGCCCACGGCCAAAAGTTTCCATGACGCCTTCGTCGCCGCCGATGGCGGGCGGGGCGTGGCCTGTCTTTATGGCAATTACGCCGGCGACAATATGAACGTGAAGCTGGCGGTCAAAAAGGCGGCCTCCCACGATCTGACGGTGAAGACCGTGGTCGCCAATGACGATGTGCCGTCGGCCCCCAAGAGCGAGCGCGACAAGCGGCGCGGCGTCGCCGGCGAGATCTTGATGTGGAAGGTGGGCGGAGCGCGGGCCGCCGAGGGCGCCGATCTTGACGAGGTGATCGCCTCGGCCCAGAAGGCCATCGACGCCACCCGCAGCATCGGCATCGGCCTGTCGCCCTGCATTATCCCGGCGGTGGGCAAGCCGAACTTCTCCATCGAGAACGGCATGATGGAGGTGGGCATCGGCCACCATGGCGAACCCGGGGTCGAGGTGGCCCCCGTGCGCCCGGCCAAGGAAATGGCCGATCTGATGCTTGACCACATCCTGCCCGATCTGCCCTTTGGCCGGGGCGACGATCTGGCGGTGCTGGTCTCGGGTCTGGGCGCCACGCCGGTGATGGAGCTGTATATCCTCTATGATCGTCTGAGCGAGGTGCTGGAGGATCGGGGGATGACGGTGGTTCATCCCTTCATCGGCAATTACTTCACGTCGCTGGAGATGATGGGGGTGACGCTGACGGTGATGCGCCTTGATGGCGAACTCGCCCGTCTGGTCGGCGCGCCGGCCCGCTCCGTCGGTCTTACAAGGATCCCGTCATGA
- the dhaL gene encoding dihydroxyacetone kinase subunit DhaL has translation MTGIPLAAAGGLVVELIETINANRAHLSEIDGAIGDGDHGINMSKGFTQAGAALGDPPPPLPDALRVLSDTLFEGIGGSMGPLYGSLFSAMADTLDGAEILDGPLYGRMIRAGLDGVEEIGSAKPGDKTLLDSLAPAVDAFDAAQAEGRSFAESLDAMTLAAERGRDATRDMIAKVGRAARLGERSRGALDAGASSCCLILGTLACGVKKRLA, from the coding sequence ATGACCGGTATTCCCCTCGCCGCCGCCGGCGGTCTCGTCGTTGAACTGATCGAGACCATCAACGCCAATCGCGCCCATCTGTCGGAAATCGACGGCGCGATCGGCGATGGCGATCACGGCATCAATATGAGCAAGGGCTTCACCCAGGCCGGGGCGGCCCTGGGCGATCCGCCGCCGCCGCTGCCCGACGCCCTGCGCGTGCTCAGTGACACGTTGTTCGAAGGCATCGGCGGATCGATGGGGCCGCTTTATGGATCGCTGTTCAGCGCCATGGCCGATACCCTCGACGGCGCCGAGATCCTGGATGGCCCGCTGTATGGGCGCATGATCCGCGCCGGTTTGGACGGGGTCGAAGAGATCGGCTCGGCCAAACCCGGCGATAAGACCTTGCTCGATTCCCTGGCGCCGGCGGTCGACGCCTTCGATGCCGCCCAGGCCGAGGGACGGTCCTTCGCCGAGAGCCTGGACGCCATGACCCTGGCGGCCGAGCGGGGACGCGACGCTACCCGCGACATGATCGCCAAGGTCGGTCGCGCCGCCCGTCTGGGCGAACGCTCGCGCGGCGCCCTCGATGCCGGCGCCTCGTCGTGCTGCCTGATCCTGGGAACCCTGGCTTGCGGAGTGAAAAAGCGCTTGGCGTGA